A genomic window from Methanovulcanius yangii includes:
- a CDS encoding asparagine synthetase B family protein, with amino-acid sequence MPGFLGVYGNKENGFGSSYNQDLIIDTIDSNKLYIERRTIDKFLQDKCLFENEDYIVVIEGVIINLHDLKELYKVKCVEELIGMMYASEGEAFIQHLRGSFSGAFYDKKNDLLLIFTNQVGDKFVFYTQLNNRVIFGSEIDFILDYFYRNNINFNLDMGGAYSLLTYGYMLKDWTLIESIRRLQPGHYLKIQGNSTEIIQYHHFCNKECNELSEEEMIENINNLFLKAVNKQIKKNNEYGYKNFAFLSAGLDSRMTNYAMRKLTNSDIFNITFSETDYFDEIIPKKIARELKNHWIFASLDNGLCTFYMERVVPLINGMSAFGGSVVAFDILSNLNWNEIGLIHSGQLGDVVVGTFFKENDRSLPFTISPNSGEHSSKLFEKLKSYIFVDEDDYDNKEIGMLYNRGFNGALSSHMALQNFTETFSPFYDLDFIEYCLSLPSSKRWAHGIYYKWVVERYPEAAKYEHNGLKITALNYPAFVYRGEKIKLNYAIFRGLELVKKKTGLFDSSRTYSMNPSEYWYDHNLGLREYMDSYFKANLPLLKNYPHLYEDAQKLYLDGNCAEKKQVLTLLVYLKHIKEFENLTDR; translated from the coding sequence ATGCCGGGATTTTTAGGGGTATATGGAAATAAAGAAAATGGCTTTGGAAGCAGTTATAATCAAGATTTGATTATTGATACTATTGATTCAAATAAATTGTATATTGAAAGAAGAACGATTGATAAATTTTTGCAGGATAAATGTCTTTTTGAAAATGAAGACTACATTGTGGTTATTGAAGGGGTTATAATCAATCTGCATGATCTGAAAGAGCTTTATAAAGTAAAATGTGTTGAAGAATTAATCGGAATGATGTATGCGAGCGAGGGTGAAGCATTCATTCAACATTTAAGAGGGTCTTTTTCAGGGGCATTTTATGATAAGAAAAATGACCTGTTACTGATTTTTACAAACCAGGTGGGAGACAAATTTGTATTTTATACACAATTGAATAATAGAGTTATTTTTGGTTCTGAAATTGATTTTATTTTAGATTATTTTTATAGGAATAATATTAACTTTAATCTCGATATGGGAGGCGCATACAGTCTATTGACTTATGGGTATATGTTAAAAGATTGGACGTTAATTGAATCTATTCGGCGACTTCAACCTGGACATTACCTAAAAATTCAAGGAAATTCTACAGAAATTATTCAATATCATCATTTTTGTAATAAGGAATGTAATGAGCTCTCTGAAGAAGAAATGATTGAAAATATTAATAATTTATTTTTAAAAGCAGTTAACAAACAAATTAAAAAAAATAATGAATATGGATATAAAAATTTTGCATTTTTATCTGCTGGTCTTGATTCCCGGATGACGAATTACGCAATGAGAAAATTGACCAACTCAGATATTTTCAATATTACATTTTCAGAAACTGACTATTTCGATGAAATAATCCCCAAAAAAATAGCCAGAGAATTAAAGAACCATTGGATTTTCGCAAGTCTTGATAACGGTTTATGTACTTTTTATATGGAAAGAGTTGTTCCATTAATTAATGGGATGAGTGCATTTGGTGGGAGTGTAGTTGCTTTTGATATACTTTCAAATTTAAATTGGAATGAAATTGGATTAATCCATTCTGGACAATTGGGCGATGTGGTGGTAGGTACTTTTTTCAAAGAAAATGATCGTTCCTTGCCCTTTACTATATCGCCAAATTCGGGCGAGCATTCATCAAAATTATTCGAAAAACTAAAATCATACATCTTCGTGGACGAAGACGATTATGACAATAAAGAAATTGGTATGCTATATAACAGGGGTTTTAATGGTGCTTTAAGTTCCCATATGGCTCTACAAAATTTTACTGAAACGTTTTCACCATTTTATGATTTAGATTTTATTGAATACTGCCTCTCTCTCCCATCAAGTAAAAGATGGGCACATGGGATATATTATAAGTGGGTTGTTGAGAGATACCCCGAGGCGGCAAAATATGAGCATAATGGTTTGAAAATAACTGCATTAAATTATCCAGCATTTGTGTATAGAGGGGAAAAAATTAAACTAAATTATGCAATCTTTCGAGGATTGGAGCTAGTTAAGAAAAAAACGGGGCTATTTGATTCATCGAGAACATATAGTATGAATCCTTCTGAATATTGGTATGACCACAATCTAGGACTGAGAGAATATATGGATTCATATTTTAAAGCAAATTTACCATTACTAAAGAATTATCCTCATCTGTATGAGGATGCCCAAAAACTCTATCTCGACGGAAATTGTGCTGAAAAAAAGCAGGTTTTAACATTATTGGTGTATCTAAAACATATTAAAGAATTTGAAAACTTGACAGATCGTTAA
- the rfbB gene encoding dTDP-glucose 4,6-dehydratase: MTKRYLITGGAGFIGSNYIIHIITKYGKKIDVINLDKLTYAGNLSNLREVEDCKNYSFIQGDICDANLVNKIFTENKIDYVVNFAAESHVDRSIESAEDFVRTNVLGTQILLDAARNSWEYEGNYKPGVKFLQVSTDEVYGSLGDEGLFTEGTPLDPHSPYSASKAGADFLVKSYFDTHGLPINITRCSNNYGPFQYPEKLIPLIIKNCLLKKDIPVYGDGKNIRDWLYVEDHCRAIDVVIKNGKIGDIYNVGGNNERTNISIVNLVVEHIKNKADESVNDSLIKYVDDRKGHDRRYGIDSSKLSKEFNWEPMISFEEGIVKTIEWYLENRDFLGC; encoded by the coding sequence ATGACTAAAAGATACCTAATCACCGGTGGCGCCGGATTTATTGGCTCAAACTACATTATCCATATTATTACGAAATATGGGAAAAAAATCGATGTTATAAACCTCGATAAATTAACCTACGCTGGAAATCTTTCCAATTTACGTGAAGTTGAAGATTGTAAAAATTATTCATTCATACAGGGAGATATCTGTGATGCGAATTTAGTCAACAAAATATTTACGGAAAATAAAATTGATTACGTTGTGAATTTTGCTGCAGAAAGCCATGTCGATCGTTCGATTGAAAGTGCAGAAGATTTTGTGAGAACAAATGTTCTTGGCACACAAATCCTTTTAGATGCCGCAAGGAATTCATGGGAATATGAAGGGAACTATAAGCCTGGAGTGAAATTTCTTCAGGTTTCTACAGATGAAGTTTATGGTAGTCTTGGTGATGAAGGACTATTTACAGAGGGAACCCCACTAGATCCTCACAGTCCATATTCGGCTTCAAAAGCAGGAGCAGATTTTCTTGTAAAATCATATTTTGATACCCATGGATTGCCAATAAATATTACCCGATGTTCAAATAATTATGGTCCGTTTCAATATCCTGAAAAATTGATACCTCTAATTATCAAAAATTGCCTTCTAAAAAAGGATATCCCAGTTTATGGGGATGGTAAAAATATCAGGGATTGGCTATATGTTGAAGATCATTGCAGAGCGATAGATGTAGTTATTAAAAATGGGAAAATTGGGGATATTTACAATGTCGGTGGAAATAATGAACGAACAAATATTTCAATCGTCAATTTGGTAGTTGAGCACATAAAAAATAAAGCAGACGAATCCGTCAATGATTCTCTCATTAAATATGTCGATGACCGCAAAGGGCATGATCGAAGGTACGGCATCGATTCATCCAAGTTATCCAAAGAATTTAATTGGGAACCTATGATTAGTTTTGAAGAGGGAATTGTAAAGACAATTGAGTGGTACCTTGAAAACAGAGACTTTTTGGGGTGTTGA
- the larB gene encoding nickel pincer cofactor biosynthesis protein LarB: MNPHATLSDILKSFQSGEISLRDAEMAIHGMEIEEIGEIAHFDAGRHIRCGMPEVVLSEGKEVGHLVSIVNRVVETSGRCVVTRVAAERFDALREAGRENGYAVEENRNARIAIASRVPPPEKNHGVVGIITAGTSDIAVAEEARVIAEEMGCTVHMIHDVGAAGIHRLFPALGRVQDADVYIVVAGREGTLPTVVAGLVDRPVIGVPVSTGYGYMGQGEAALASMLQSCAVIAVVNIDAGFTAGAFAAQIARGSSKQ, from the coding sequence ATGAACCCCCATGCAACCCTCTCCGACATTCTGAAATCATTTCAATCCGGTGAGATATCACTCAGGGATGCGGAAATGGCCATTCACGGTATGGAGATTGAGGAGATCGGGGAAATTGCTCATTTTGATGCCGGACGGCACATTCGGTGCGGTATGCCGGAGGTGGTCCTCTCCGAGGGAAAAGAGGTCGGACATCTGGTGTCCATAGTGAACAGGGTGGTCGAAACGAGCGGGCGTTGTGTCGTCACCCGTGTTGCCGCGGAACGGTTCGACGCTCTCCGGGAGGCAGGACGGGAGAACGGATACGCCGTGGAAGAGAACCGGAATGCCCGCATTGCCATCGCATCACGGGTACCCCCTCCGGAAAAGAATCACGGCGTCGTCGGCATCATCACCGCGGGAACGTCGGATATCGCGGTCGCAGAAGAAGCACGCGTCATCGCCGAGGAGATGGGATGCACGGTCCACATGATCCATGACGTTGGCGCCGCCGGCATCCACCGCCTCTTCCCGGCACTGGGAAGGGTGCAGGATGCTGATGTCTACATCGTCGTTGCGGGAAGGGAAGGCACCCTCCCCACCGTGGTGGCAGGTCTCGTGGACCGGCCGGTCATCGGCGTCCCCGTCAGTACCGGCTACGGGTATATGGGGCAGGGCGAGGCGGCCCTTGCAAGCATGCTCCAGTCCTGTGCCGTCATCGCCGTCGTCAATATCGATGCGGGATTCACCGCTGGTGCCTTTGCCGCACAGATTGCACGAGGGAGCAGTAAACAATGA
- a CDS encoding DNA topoisomerase IV subunit A: protein MSSKDLDAVARRQLVGIAETWYDQFTEGRIPSVTLPTRTKQNIEYDEASEVWKYGERGTTRTANSEKSALHILKMAYVIGFLKQQLQESRSSTLREMYYISEGWKRAKFSAQDESNMLVEDLEIITELSREAFHLRPEEDGASVYGPLRLKETTKRGVRDIHCQQDVGEAGYPIPNNVENIEFVEHDAKFIIAMETGGMYARLMENGFDEEHDAILVHLKGQPARSTRRMLRRMNQDLGLPVVIFTDGDPWSYRIYASVAYGSIKAAHMSEILATPAAQFIGVQPSDISDYNLPSDKLTEGDIAALKSELTDPRFDTEYWRRQIKLQLEMGLKSEQQAFASRGLDFVTKEYLPARLGEMGIL from the coding sequence ATGTCCAGTAAGGATTTGGATGCCGTTGCGCGCCGTCAGCTCGTCGGCATCGCGGAGACGTGGTATGACCAGTTTACCGAGGGGCGAATTCCCTCGGTGACGCTCCCCACCCGCACGAAGCAGAACATCGAGTATGATGAGGCGAGCGAGGTCTGGAAGTACGGAGAGCGCGGGACGACCCGGACGGCAAACTCGGAGAAGAGCGCGCTCCATATCCTCAAGATGGCCTACGTGATCGGATTTTTGAAGCAGCAGCTGCAGGAGTCCCGGTCCTCGACGTTAAGGGAGATGTACTACATCTCCGAAGGATGGAAGAGGGCAAAGTTCTCCGCCCAGGACGAGTCCAACATGCTCGTCGAGGACTTGGAGATCATCACCGAGCTCTCCCGCGAGGCGTTCCACCTCCGGCCCGAGGAGGACGGGGCGTCGGTGTACGGTCCACTGCGCCTGAAGGAGACGACGAAGCGCGGGGTGCGGGACATCCACTGCCAGCAGGACGTGGGCGAGGCGGGGTATCCCATCCCGAACAACGTGGAGAACATCGAGTTCGTCGAGCACGACGCGAAGTTCATCATCGCGATGGAGACCGGCGGTATGTACGCCCGTCTGATGGAGAACGGCTTTGACGAGGAGCACGATGCCATCCTCGTGCACCTGAAGGGCCAGCCGGCCCGCTCGACGCGGCGGATGCTTCGGCGCATGAACCAGGACTTGGGCCTTCCGGTCGTCATCTTCACGGACGGGGACCCGTGGTCCTACCGCATCTATGCGTCGGTGGCCTATGGCTCCATCAAGGCCGCCCACATGTCCGAGATTCTTGCGACCCCCGCGGCCCAGTTCATCGGGGTGCAGCCGTCGGACATCAGCGACTACAACCTTCCCTCCGACAAGCTGACGGAGGGCGATATCGCGGCCCTGAAGTCGGAGCTCACCGACCCGCGGTTCGATACGGAGTACTGGCGCAGGCAGATCAAGCTCCAGCTCGAGATGGGACTCAAATCAGAACAGCAGGCTTTTGCAAGCAGGGGTCTGGATTTTGTGACGAAGGAGTATCTCCCGGCGCGGCTGGGGGAGATGGGGATATTGTGA
- a CDS encoding DNA topoisomerase VI subunit B, which produces MALAEKLAAQQRSISVAEFFEKNKHLLGFDSPTRGIITTIKEAVDNSLDACEEAEVLPDIFVSIVKTEKDVLRIAVEDNGPGILPEKVPFVFGKLLYGSRFHQIRQSRGQQGIGISAAVLYAQLTTGIPAKVWSRTDAREPAHLFELMIKTEKNEPEILRHEEVEWDRTHGTRIEIEFTGTMAAKKRLIDYLRYTAVVNPHARIQADIDGEFYSFDRGSEEVITPPEAIAPHPHGIEFGTLKRMASVSSDDVETFLINSFSRLGKKSAEQMLSIAGIKGTRKAKGLSAEQLKVLLDAMQTVNVPPPPASLCLSPIGEEMIVQGLEKEFQMDFVRARTRKAQVFSGHPFIVETALGYGGKLDSEGQGQLLRFANRVPLLYQQGACAITNAVSEVNWKAYNLSQQGLPTGPVLILVHVASTNVPFTSESKDAVAAIPEIEREIVLALQDLGRELKTFINKRERSKLAETRARAICSIIPDIAGKVAEIVERPIPDIAPIEGQIMRKIIARKTTRDGTVELSVHNYTRSPAELMLYLISADDAAAADQPPDFTDAFGDEFNKVWKITIEPESHWRVHYPGQGGGSLDIRGVDEKMKVVVDLDVQ; this is translated from the coding sequence TTGGCACTAGCCGAGAAGCTTGCCGCCCAGCAGCGCAGCATCAGTGTGGCCGAGTTTTTTGAGAAGAACAAGCATCTCCTCGGTTTCGACTCGCCGACGCGGGGGATCATCACCACCATCAAGGAGGCGGTGGACAACTCACTGGACGCCTGCGAGGAGGCGGAGGTCCTCCCTGATATCTTCGTCTCCATCGTCAAGACGGAAAAGGATGTGCTCAGGATCGCCGTCGAGGACAACGGCCCGGGCATCCTCCCGGAGAAGGTGCCCTTCGTCTTCGGCAAGCTCCTCTACGGGTCGAGGTTTCACCAGATCCGGCAGAGCAGGGGGCAGCAGGGGATCGGCATCTCCGCGGCCGTCCTCTATGCGCAGCTGACGACCGGCATCCCGGCGAAGGTGTGGTCCCGGACGGATGCCCGGGAGCCGGCCCACCTCTTCGAGCTGATGATCAAGACCGAGAAGAATGAACCCGAGATCCTCCGCCACGAGGAGGTCGAATGGGACCGGACGCACGGGACACGCATCGAGATCGAGTTCACCGGGACGATGGCGGCGAAAAAACGGCTCATCGACTATCTCAGGTATACGGCGGTCGTCAATCCCCACGCCCGCATCCAGGCGGACATCGACGGGGAGTTCTACTCCTTCGACCGGGGTTCCGAGGAAGTGATCACGCCCCCGGAGGCGATCGCCCCTCACCCCCACGGCATTGAATTCGGGACCCTGAAACGGATGGCATCGGTCTCTTCCGATGATGTCGAGACGTTTCTCATCAACAGTTTCTCGCGCCTCGGCAAGAAAAGCGCCGAGCAGATGCTCTCCATTGCGGGCATCAAGGGCACCCGCAAGGCGAAGGGGCTTTCGGCCGAACAGCTGAAGGTGCTTCTCGATGCGATGCAGACGGTGAACGTGCCGCCGCCGCCCGCATCCCTCTGCCTCTCCCCCATCGGCGAGGAGATGATCGTGCAGGGGCTGGAGAAGGAGTTCCAGATGGACTTCGTACGGGCCCGCACCCGCAAGGCGCAGGTCTTCTCCGGCCATCCCTTCATCGTCGAGACCGCGCTCGGGTACGGGGGCAAGCTCGATTCCGAGGGACAGGGGCAGCTCCTGCGGTTCGCCAACCGTGTGCCGCTCCTCTATCAGCAGGGGGCATGCGCCATCACGAACGCCGTCTCCGAGGTGAACTGGAAGGCCTACAACCTCTCCCAGCAGGGGCTTCCCACGGGACCGGTGCTCATTCTCGTGCACGTGGCGTCGACAAACGTTCCGTTCACCTCGGAATCGAAGGACGCGGTCGCCGCAATCCCCGAGATCGAACGCGAGATCGTCCTTGCCCTGCAGGACCTGGGACGGGAGCTCAAGACCTTCATCAACAAGCGGGAACGCAGCAAACTCGCCGAGACCCGGGCACGCGCCATCTGCTCCATCATCCCCGACATCGCAGGAAAGGTGGCCGAGATCGTGGAACGGCCCATCCCCGATATCGCCCCCATCGAGGGGCAGATCATGCGAAAGATCATCGCCCGCAAGACGACGCGGGACGGGACGGTGGAACTGTCGGTCCACAACTATACCCGGTCGCCTGCAGAGCTCATGCTCTACCTCATCTCGGCCGACGATGCGGCGGCGGCGGACCAGCCGCCGGACTTCACGGACGCCTTCGGGGATGAGTTCAACAAGGTCTGGAAGATAACAATCGAACCCGAGAGCCACTGGCGGGTGCACTATCCCGGCCAGGGCGGCGGCTCTCTCGATATTCGAGGAGTGGATGAAAAGATGAAAGTGGTGGTGGACCTCGATGTCCAGTAA
- the hisS gene encoding histidine--tRNA ligase, with amino-acid sequence MLQKPRGTRDFLPDEMEFRRTKEAVMRRTARHWGYREICTPTFEHQELYTLRSGPGIVGEMYTFQDKGGRELALRPEGTAAVLRMFVNEAKVLSRPIRWCYLSDCYRYERPQKGRYRQFWQFGAELIGADTPEGDAEVILLADDILRSAGLDYDLHIGHLAPMRHILRDLAEDVRREVMALLDKKNYEGLAAALSACNRTELEEPLTALLEARTPEEAFAICGDVPEKERIERMVEILNSQGLAYTLNFGIVRGLDYYTGMVFEGFAANLGAENQVIGGGAYRLAKLFGGEDVGSCGFGIGFDRVLVALGDIPPAADTVVAVVHTPESRGYAFSVAKSFREAGIRTELNLLDRGFGGQMKHAGKTADYAVVAGVREAESGTVTLKALATGTQKECSIGDAVDGVTTGWH; translated from the coding sequence ATGTTACAAAAACCCAGAGGTACACGAGATTTTTTACCGGACGAGATGGAATTCAGGCGGACGAAAGAGGCAGTCATGCGCCGGACCGCCCGCCACTGGGGATACCGGGAGATCTGCACCCCCACATTCGAACACCAGGAACTCTACACCCTCCGGTCGGGGCCGGGGATCGTGGGCGAGATGTATACCTTCCAGGACAAGGGAGGGCGTGAACTCGCACTGCGGCCCGAAGGAACGGCGGCGGTGCTGCGGATGTTCGTCAACGAAGCCAAGGTCCTCTCCCGTCCCATCCGGTGGTGCTACCTCTCGGACTGCTACCGCTACGAGCGTCCCCAGAAAGGCCGGTACCGCCAGTTCTGGCAGTTCGGCGCCGAGCTGATCGGTGCCGACACACCCGAGGGCGATGCAGAGGTCATCCTCCTTGCCGATGACATTCTGCGCTCCGCCGGGCTCGATTATGACCTGCATATCGGTCACCTCGCCCCGATGCGCCACATCCTCCGCGATCTCGCAGAGGATGTCCGCCGTGAGGTGATGGCGCTCCTCGACAAGAAGAACTACGAGGGGCTTGCCGCAGCACTTTCGGCGTGCAATAGGACTGAACTCGAAGAGCCGCTCACCGCCCTTCTGGAGGCACGGACACCCGAAGAGGCCTTTGCCATCTGCGGCGACGTGCCGGAGAAGGAGCGGATCGAGCGGATGGTTGAAATCCTTAACTCACAGGGGCTTGCCTATACCCTCAACTTCGGCATCGTCCGCGGCCTCGACTACTATACCGGGATGGTCTTCGAAGGATTTGCCGCAAATCTCGGAGCAGAGAACCAGGTCATCGGCGGTGGGGCCTATCGGCTTGCCAAGCTCTTCGGCGGCGAGGATGTCGGGTCCTGCGGATTCGGTATCGGCTTTGACCGGGTGCTGGTCGCCCTCGGGGACATCCCTCCGGCGGCGGACACCGTCGTTGCGGTTGTGCATACCCCCGAATCCCGGGGATACGCCTTCTCGGTGGCGAAGTCCTTCCGCGAGGCAGGCATCCGCACCGAACTCAATCTCCTGGACCGCGGCTTCGGCGGCCAGATGAAACACGCGGGCAAAACGGCCGATTATGCCGTGGTGGCAGGCGTCCGCGAGGCGGAATCGGGAACGGTGACGCTCAAGGCGCTGGCCACCGGAACCCAGAAGGAATGCAGCATTGGTGATGCCGTGGACGGGGTGACGACAGGTTGGCACTAG
- a CDS encoding glycosyltransferase: protein MARVSLLMAVYNGEKYIEEAIESILSQTYQDIELIICDDGSTDGTKEILSAYRTNPKVKCIFAEHRGKVAAFNTAFTSATGEAITLVACDDVLAHQSIERRIQHLITGKEAVYHNGYICDKELNIIGEMNMNPSTLSWDPHWLPMVRNNLLSGSLMLFSKSVADKIFPVPEELRFEDWWINFFVLFYATKIEYIDENLFYYRQHGANACGALQGSSSNSILMNDWKRHPQFYSTLYSAVKGLHHSIPQNREVLDAIENNHELVARTILRKFTFPNPNILKYAGIRKYILSQLMVLHLSGFACDSYYYVQKTKKQWRKILGGM, encoded by the coding sequence ATGGCGAGAGTATCTCTTCTAATGGCTGTCTATAATGGAGAGAAGTATATCGAAGAGGCCATTGAGTCAATACTCTCCCAGACCTATCAGGATATTGAACTCATCATCTGTGATGATGGATCAACCGACGGTACGAAAGAGATTCTCTCGGCTTATCGAACCAATCCAAAGGTCAAATGCATCTTTGCAGAACATAGAGGTAAAGTAGCTGCATTCAATACGGCATTTACATCTGCTACCGGTGAAGCGATTACGTTGGTCGCCTGCGATGATGTCCTTGCGCATCAGTCGATAGAGAGGAGAATACAACATCTCATCACTGGAAAAGAGGCGGTGTATCACAATGGATACATCTGCGATAAAGAGTTGAACATCATCGGGGAGATGAATATGAATCCATCAACTCTCTCGTGGGATCCCCATTGGCTCCCCATGGTAAGAAACAACCTCTTAAGTGGCTCTTTGATGCTTTTTTCCAAATCTGTTGCTGATAAGATATTTCCTGTCCCTGAAGAACTTCGATTTGAAGACTGGTGGATAAATTTCTTCGTCCTTTTCTATGCAACAAAAATCGAGTACATTGACGAAAATTTATTTTATTATCGCCAGCATGGAGCCAACGCATGTGGAGCCCTCCAGGGGAGTTCGAGTAACTCCATTCTGATGAATGACTGGAAACGCCATCCGCAATTTTATTCAACTCTTTATTCTGCGGTAAAAGGTCTTCATCACAGTATCCCTCAGAATCGGGAGGTACTTGATGCAATCGAGAATAACCATGAATTAGTTGCACGTACCATTCTGAGAAAATTTACATTCCCAAACCCAAATATCCTAAAATACGCAGGAATCAGGAAATATATCCTCTCCCAACTTATGGTGCTGCATCTCTCAGGATTTGCCTGTGATTCCTATTATTATGTTCAAAAAACGAAGAAACAATGGAGAAAAATTCTTGGTGGGATGTAA
- a CDS encoding glycosyltransferase family 2 protein, which yields MQDISTECAVSVIVSTFSPAHRDDIIEIIQSMQTQSSQSFELIIIVDENRELFQEYCDYLEKAGTLNMRCLFNPDNKGLSYSRNIGIQNALGEIISYLDDDAVPDPDWVAQTIISFEDDGVGASTGDIIPLWEDPNDEWFPRELYWMISCSYSLTPTEFSETERGFGANMSFRKSVLDEIGSFREDLGIRPGKWVGGEDSEMFLRVRQSGNKVIYNPKSMVHHKIPHRRILLKSLLKRAYNQGNTIAKMGKSESYASGNKSTEYSYLGNLVKDFIPEKLREFNRIALYQLFVVTLVVLCTGLGYIQGNFSGNTGEKNTQ from the coding sequence ATGCAGGATATTTCAACAGAGTGTGCAGTCTCCGTCATTGTGAGTACTTTTTCTCCTGCCCACCGGGATGACATCATCGAAATTATTCAATCGATGCAGACCCAGTCATCCCAATCCTTTGAATTAATCATCATTGTTGATGAAAACAGGGAACTATTTCAGGAATATTGTGACTACCTGGAAAAAGCTGGTACCTTAAACATGAGGTGCCTCTTTAATCCGGACAACAAAGGCCTTTCCTACAGCCGCAATATTGGGATACAAAATGCCCTCGGGGAGATAATCTCATATCTTGACGATGATGCAGTCCCGGATCCAGATTGGGTGGCCCAGACAATAATTTCCTTTGAGGATGATGGTGTTGGGGCATCTACAGGAGATATCATCCCCTTGTGGGAAGATCCAAATGACGAGTGGTTCCCGAGGGAATTATACTGGATGATCAGTTGTTCCTACTCCCTTACACCAACGGAATTTTCTGAAACAGAACGGGGATTCGGGGCGAATATGTCATTCAGAAAGAGCGTTCTCGATGAAATCGGCTCTTTCCGTGAAGATCTCGGCATTCGGCCGGGCAAATGGGTGGGGGGAGAAGACTCGGAGATGTTCCTGAGGGTGCGACAATCCGGAAATAAAGTTATCTACAACCCGAAATCGATGGTGCACCACAAAATCCCTCACCGGCGCATCCTTCTCAAATCTCTGTTGAAGCGGGCGTACAACCAGGGAAATACCATTGCTAAAATGGGAAAGAGCGAATCCTATGCTTCCGGGAACAAGAGTACGGAATATTCGTATCTGGGGAATCTGGTTAAGGATTTCATACCTGAAAAATTGAGGGAATTCAATCGAATCGCATTGTATCAGTTGTTCGTTGTGACTCTTGTAGTCCTGTGCACAGGTCTTGGATATATACAAGGTAATTTTTCAGGCAATACAGGAGAGAAAAATACCCAATAA
- a CDS encoding ABC transporter permease — protein sequence MASTYLLYVTVFGALVIAYLWLRDARIFYRTGLPGYRKAAYMGVLYTALGLLGIYFAYAQAEFLGLGIILLALYIQGRVKREKVFGKNTPTVDRLLGTANAQQKNK from the coding sequence ATGGCGTCCACCTACCTTCTCTATGTCACAGTGTTCGGAGCACTGGTGATTGCCTATCTCTGGCTCAGGGATGCACGAATATTTTACCGGACCGGACTGCCGGGGTACCGCAAGGCTGCCTATATGGGAGTTCTCTATACCGCCCTCGGGCTGCTGGGAATCTATTTCGCCTATGCCCAGGCGGAATTTCTCGGCCTCGGCATCATCCTCCTCGCCCTCTATATCCAGGGCAGGGTGAAACGCGAAAAGGTGTTTGGGAAGAATACCCCCACGGTCGACCGGCTGCTGGGAACAGCAAATGCGCAACAGAAGAACAAGTGA